The genomic DNA AAACGTCAGAAGTGGGGATAATAGCAGTGAACCCGCGACCAAAATAGCAGCGATCGCCGAAATAAGGACCGCTCCCGCCGCACAGTCTTTGGCAATTTTAGCGAGTTCATGGTACGACTGCTTCACCGTCAGGTCAACGACCGACTCCAGCGCCGTATTGAGTAATTCCATTGCCAACACCGCCCCAATGGTTAGGCTGATAATTGACATCTCCACCGCACTTAGCCTTAAAAAAGCACCCAAGCCAACCGCTAGAGTGCCCACGATGACGTGAATTCTGAAGTTGCGTTGGGTGCGGAAGGCGTAACTCAAGCCAGCCCAAGCATATTTAAAGCTGACCCACAAGTTACCAGCAACCCGCCAGGACAGATCCCGATTTGGTTTAGCAATTACCTTATCACTCACTTTGTTGGAGGTCTGAGTTGAGAGATCTGGAGACATAGGCGCGGAAGCACAGGTGTTAGGGAAGTTAGGCAAGCGGCTCTCCTTTGGAGTAGCAGTCTATCCTGTTCTAGTAGCAAAACCAACAACCTGTAGCAGAGCTTCTTGCTGACTTAACATTCGCATCAAATGGTCATCATCAGGATGGTCCCATCCCAAAAGATGTAACAACCCATGTGCTGCCAGCCAAGCTAGCTCGTAGGACAAGTCATGGCCTTGCTGGTCTGCTTGCCGCTGTGCGGTCTCTACAGAGATCACAATGTCTCCCAGATATAAAGGGAGCTCCTCAATTTGGGGACTGTCTACTTCTAAGGCGGCAAAGGCCAGGACATCCGTTGGTTTGTCTATCTGCCGATATTGAGCATTCAGCGTTTGGATTTCAGTGTCATCTGTGAGCCGCAAGCTCAGCTCGTAGGCTTGGTCTAAGTCCAGAGAAATTTGCTCCTCTGGCGCGATCTGGCTCAGCGACTCCAGCCAATCCTGAAACCAGGTTTCCCACTTCTCTAAAGGAATGGGAGCTAAGGTAAGTGAACCAGGTGCGATCGCCTTAGTTAGAGGCAGTTCTAGCAGCTCGGATTCTACATCGACACTTTCATCCTCAGGAGATGAGTAGAAGCAATCCTGAACACTGACTTCAACTTGCACGCTTGAGTCTCCTCATCAATCCATTAGTCAGCCACACACCATCAAGTCAGCCACACCCAATTGTCTAACGAGACTAGCGAGTCAAATAGGCCAAGCCAACCAAAACCCCGATCAAACCCACGGTGGTTAAAGTAAAGTGCCACAGCGATGTGCCCCGCTTGCGGACCATATTCCGCATGGCTAACTTGACGTAACTGGGGGGCGGAGAAGTTGCGGGAGTGGTTGGAGCAGAGTCACTGCTAGAGTCAGCGGCAGGTGCAGTTCCCGGTTCCGCAGACGGTTCTACAGATAGCGATTCTACAGCTAAAGGATCTGAATTCATAACCCTCATCAAAGCAATTTTGGTTCAGTTAGGTAGGAGTTCACCGCGAAACAACGGCTAGCCTCCTGCCTCAATGTAACAATTTGGTTGCAAACTCATCACCTCTATTGTCTCATCAGTGACTTAGAGCAGAGTGGCTTAGAAACTGACAGGTTCGGCAACTGTTACGGCACCTTTAAGGTCAATTTGTAGAGCTTTAACCAGCGGAGTAATCCCTTGTTCCACCCAAGCATTCGCGATCGCGGCTTCTACATTGGCCGCTTGTTGGCTGTTGGTCAGGGCGAGTAGGGTAGGGCCTGCGCCACTGATCACCAAGCCATAGGCTCCAGCCGCGATCGCGGTATCTTGTACGGCAGCGTAGCCAGGAATGAGGGTTTGGCGATAGGGCTGATGGATACGGTCTTGGAGGGCAGCACGCAGCCACTTGCCGTTCCCTGTTTCTAAGGCACGAACTAGCAGACCCAGGTGGGCAGTGTTGAAGATAGCATCCGCGCGGCTGTAGTCACTGGGCAAGACACGGCGAGCTTCAGCCGTCGAAAGTTCAAAATTAGGAATTGCCACCACAGGCACAATATCGCTGTGCCAAGGAATATCACAGATTTCCCATTTACCTTCCGGGTTAGTCGCAGCCAAACGGCACCCTCCAATCAACGCGGGCACCACATTATCTGGGTGGCCTTCCATCGCGATCGCCAGTTGCATCACCTCAGTGGCAGAGAGGGGTGAACCAGCCAGCACATTGGCTCCGACCAAACCTCCGACGATGGCTGTGGCAGAGCTGCCCAAACCGCGAGCTAAGGGAACCCCTAGTTGAATAGTGATCTGGACAGGCGGTGGCGTTTGGCCTAAGTGCTCATAGAGTTTGGCAAAAGCTTGGTAAGCTAAGTTGCTTTCATCCGTTTTGACGCGATCGGCTTCTAACCCTTCTACTATGATCTGCACCCGCTGTTGCGCACCCACTTCTAGACCCACCAAGAGATGGGCAAATTGGAATTGGTTGTACACCGTCAAAGCCGCACCTAAACAATCGAACCCTGGCCCAATATTGGCAGTTGTCGCGGGAACAGTGACAGTAACAGTGGGACTCAACGACATCACAAATACCTATTAGCAGCGATCGCAAACTTTGATTCCTTGCAAACCTGATCATAAAGCCCTGAAGTCACCTTCCCAAACGCGATCGCCCCTTCTATAAGCCTCTGTAAAGACCCCCTGTCCCAGCAATGCGCGTGAATCAAATACCGTTAAACCCACTTTTGGAGGGAGTCTGAGGGACGCAACCGTCCCTCAGCGGGGGTTTGGGGGCAAGCGCCCCCAAGGGTTCGGTTTTAGTAGAACATTCAACCCCTCACCAGCCACCCAAAATTGACTAGAGTGAAAGAACAAACATGATTCAACCCACCCAGATCCA from Trichocoleus desertorum ATA4-8-CV12 includes the following:
- a CDS encoding diacylglycerol kinase family protein gives rise to the protein MSPDLSTQTSNKVSDKVIAKPNRDLSWRVAGNLWVSFKYAWAGLSYAFRTQRNFRIHVIVGTLAVGLGAFLRLSAVEMSIISLTIGAVLAMELLNTALESVVDLTVKQSYHELAKIAKDCAAGAVLISAIAAILVAGSLLLSPLLTFLQSALR
- the ybeY gene encoding rRNA maturation RNase YbeY → MLELPLTKAIAPGSLTLAPIPLEKWETWFQDWLESLSQIAPEEQISLDLDQAYELSLRLTDDTEIQTLNAQYRQIDKPTDVLAFAALEVDSPQIEELPLYLGDIVISVETAQRQADQQGHDLSYELAWLAAHGLLHLLGWDHPDDDHLMRMLSQQEALLQVVGFATRTG
- a CDS encoding DUF3285 domain-containing protein, which produces MNSDPLAVESLSVEPSAEPGTAPAADSSSDSAPTTPATSPPPSYVKLAMRNMVRKRGTSLWHFTLTTVGLIGVLVGLAYLTR
- a CDS encoding homoserine kinase, with the translated sequence MSLSPTVTVTVPATTANIGPGFDCLGAALTVYNQFQFAHLLVGLEVGAQQRVQIIVEGLEADRVKTDESNLAYQAFAKLYEHLGQTPPPVQITIQLGVPLARGLGSSATAIVGGLVGANVLAGSPLSATEVMQLAIAMEGHPDNVVPALIGGCRLAATNPEGKWEICDIPWHSDIVPVVAIPNFELSTAEARRVLPSDYSRADAIFNTAHLGLLVRALETGNGKWLRAALQDRIHQPYRQTLIPGYAAVQDTAIAAGAYGLVISGAGPTLLALTNSQQAANVEAAIANAWVEQGITPLVKALQIDLKGAVTVAEPVSF